From the genome of Candidatus Margulisiibacteriota bacterium, one region includes:
- a CDS encoding peptidylprolyl isomerase, translating into MKRIFAFCLLLFTFLFSIGFSDTTADVSSVKTYAIFKTSLGDITCELYSEKAPITVKNFIGLATGTQAWFSPTSGEKVEDTPLYANTVFHRVIPGFMIQGGDPLGVGRGGPGYRFNDEFNDALKHDKPGKLSMANSGPNTNGSQFFITHIPTPWLDGKHT; encoded by the coding sequence ATGAAACGTATATTTGCCTTTTGCCTTTTACTGTTTACTTTTTTATTTTCTATAGGTTTTTCAGACACAACTGCAGATGTGTCTTCAGTTAAAACATACGCTATTTTCAAAACTTCTTTAGGTGATATTACTTGCGAGCTTTATTCAGAGAAAGCACCAATAACTGTTAAAAATTTTATTGGACTAGCAACTGGAACACAAGCATGGTTTTCCCCTACATCTGGAGAGAAAGTGGAAGATACTCCTTTATATGCTAATACAGTTTTTCACCGTGTTATTCCTGGGTTTATGATTCAAGGCGGAGATCCCCTAGGAGTTGGCAGAGGTGGTCCTGGCTACAGATTTAATGATGAATTTAACGACGCCTTAAAACACGATAAGCCGGGGAAATTATCCATGGCTAACAGCGGACCTAACACCAATGGTAGTCAGTTTTTTATTACACATATTCCAACACCTTGGCTTGATGGAAAACACAC